GTCAGCAGCCACACTGGATTGGCCAGGTGCTCTTCGTGGTCGGCCAGGAACTTGGCCAGCACCACGATGAGCAGGACCTTGGCCAGCTCTGAGGGTTGGACGCCGCCGCGCGCGCTCAACCAGCTCTGGGCGCCGAACCCGGCTTTGCCCTGCAATCTCACCAGGATGAGCATGCCCAGCGTTGCGGCGTAGATGAGCCACTGACCATGGCCGAGCCAGCGGTAGTCGATCGCCGCGACGAGCAGCACGAACACCAGGCCGCTCAGGCCGAACATCGCCTGTCGGAAGTAGCTGCGCTCCTGCAACGGCTCTGAGACCTGAGAGGAGAACGTGGCACTGTAGATGAGCGCTACCCCGAGTGCCACCACGCAGGCAGTGGCCAACAGCAGCCACAGGTCGAAATCGCGCCAGCGACGGCCGGACATCGATGGCTACCCCCGCCGCTCGGAGCGCCCGCCGAGGCGCCCCAGAAGCGAGGCGCGCAGGCGCTCCCAGAAACCGACTCGCTCCTCCAGAATTGGCAGGTACGGCACTGACTCGCCGGCGATGCGGCGAGCGATGTTGCCGAAAGCTTTGCCAGCGAGGCTGGTCTGGTCAGCCGAAGCCGGTATGCCCTTGTGGGCGCCGATGATGACGGCCTCGTCGTCAGGCACCACGCCGAGCAGGTCCACGGCCAGGAACTCGATCACGTCGTAGGCGGCCAGCATATCGCCGTGTTTCACCAGTGTTGGTCTGATGCGGTTGATGATCAGGCGGCCCGGCTTTTTGCCGCTGGTTTCCATCAGTCCGATGACGCGGTCTGCTGCGCGCACCGCCGACAGCTCGGGGGTGGTCACGACGATGATGTCGTCAGCGGGGGCGATAGCATTCTGAAAGC
The nucleotide sequence above comes from Chloroflexi bacterium ADurb.Bin180. Encoded proteins:
- the minD_2 gene encoding Septum site-determining protein MinD is translated as MAGKIITVTSGKGGVGKTTVTANLCVALAAMGHRVTAIDTDIGLRNLDIVLGMEKRIIYDLVDVVDGKCGLGQALIQDRRFPNLALLPASQTTDKSAMSSRDLTLIAVQLRADNDYVFIDSPAGIEHGFQNAIAPADDIIVVTTPELSAVRAADRVIGLMETSGKKPGRLIINRIRPTLVKHGDMLAAYDVIEFLAVDLLGVVPDDEAVIIGAHKGIPASADQTSLAGKAFGNIARRIAGESVPYLPILEERVGFWERLRASLLGRLGGRSERRG